Proteins encoded in a region of the Dreissena polymorpha isolate Duluth1 chromosome 6, UMN_Dpol_1.0, whole genome shotgun sequence genome:
- the LOC127833319 gene encoding cytochrome P450 3A19-like: MRMRDRDTEISGIKIPKGMNCQFVTDILHFLDEYWNDPFTFNPERIAPENKDKINEYAYLPFGFGPRNCVGMRLAQLEVKMTVISMLRQYRINKGSELNVSSDIYVHISILRKYRIYKGSELKVPLPRSPYGLARHGAPVHLRFEPRGSNT; encoded by the exons ATGCGCATGCGTGACCGCGACACTGAAATTTCTGGAATCAAGATCCCAAAAGGCATGAACTGCCAGTTTGTCACGGACATTTTGCACTTCTTGGATGAATACTGGAATGACCCGTTTACATTCAATCCTGAGAG GATTGCGCCCGAGAACAAGGACAAGATCAACGAGTATGCCTACCTGCCGTTCGGATTTGGGCCGCGGAACTGCGTGGGTATGCGTCTAGCTCAGCTTGAGGTCAAGATGACCGTCATCAGCATGTTGAGGCAGTACAGGATCAACAAAGGAAGCGAGCTTAATGTTAGTAGTGATATATATGTACACATAAGCATCTTGAGGAAATACAGGATCTACAAAGGAAGCGAGCTTAAG GTGCCATTACCACGCAGTCCGTACGGATTGGCGCGCCATGGTGCCCCAGTCCATTTGCGATTCGAACCCCGAGGCAGTAACACATAA
- the LOC127834831 gene encoding IgGFc-binding protein-like isoform X3: MCGCNRRSMFGKLLIQQKSSWQWTYDSDKTTNMAYMSLGLTTVLVIIPAHFAYLFGRQFIFGIPETYSSPDYIRMYIASKYVSKVYMTAPGIGFNQNITTPAQTSTTVIIPGHVVATSTDYSNKVVYVEADQPVSVHVMVRNEHTSDGFLLLPISDDAIDFFVASYEPRERTSQFIIAALEDNTRIEVQLKTSAGAIPIGGGSYSTGQKVSFALGKLQTYLVQHEYDLTGTHITSSKPISVVSGNKCANVPHDVTACDYLAEQLLPVRFWQKEYLCAKLKTRRNNRLRVLSSKNDTSVHIGTTRVTLNEGECYEYVSSSDAVTSVISNHPVLVLQFSEGTSADSVIGDPSMITVPATEYQETEYFYETPTSLSYHHASITIKTDQATGLRIDGASIDRSDELRTTLNNIEFSIIRLTVTAGKHHIYHIDPGVSFGVIVYGFDTAESYGFPLGLSTNALSLKEIIGSSCSPTAWHLDIDMEKLRYRDPGSVATDIYFGENSCTGQYIGNHLIFDYDIESCLTTTKGISGNPLDVTTGANVFVKTFVLNVDWTVKMRLHSCYTEPTLNGHGARYYLINNGCEMDANTHFLSQTDHETRFVFQAFQMSGSDHRLYIKCDATLCDTSDMTSSQQCDQRPHCTKKK; this comes from the exons ATGTGTGGCTGTAACAGACGATCTATGTTTGGGAAGCTTCTTATTCAGCAAAA ATCTAGCTGGCAATGGACATATGACTCCGACAAAACGACAAATATGGCATACATGTCACTTGGTCTG ACGACTGTGCTTGTGATTATTCCAGCTcactttgcat ATTTGTTTGGTCGCCAGTTCATTTTCGGAATCCCAGAGACATATAGCTCGCCCGACTATATCAGGATGTACATTGCAAGCAAGTATGTTTCCAAAGTATATATGACTGCTCCCGGAATCGGGTTCAACCAAAATATAACAACACCTGCACAAACGTCCACTACAGTAATTATTCCAGGCCATGTTGTAGCCACTTCAACTGATTATTCCAACAAAGTCGTTTATGTTGAAGCGGACCAACCCGTATCAGTACATGTCATGGTTAGGAATGAGCACACCTCAGATGGCTTCCTACTTTTACCCATTTCTGATGACGCCATCGATTTCTTTGTTGCATCATACGAACCCAGAGAACGGACTAGCCAGTTTATTATCGCTGCTCTTGAAGACAACACTCGGATTGAAGTTCAACTGAAAACATCTGCTGGAGCTATACCAATTGGTGGAGGAAGTTACAGCACTGGGCAGAAAGTCTCATTTGCACTTGGAAAATTGCAAACGTACTTGGTGCAACATGAATATGACTTGACAGGAACGCACATAACTAGTTCAAAACCTATTTCGGTTGTATCAGGTAATAAATGTGCGAATGTTCCACATGATGTAACAGCATGCGATTACTTAGCTGAGCAGTTGCTTCCAGTTCGTTTTTGGCAAAAAGAATATTTGTGTGCGAAACTCAAAACTAGAAGAAACAACAGATTGCGCGTGCTTTCTTCAAAAAATGATACCTCAGTTCACATAGGAACAACACGCGTTACACTCAATGAAGGAGAGTGCTATGAATATGTCAGCTCAAGTGACGCTGTTACATCAGTGATATCAAATCATCCGGTCTTAGTACTTCAATTTTCCGAAGGAACATCTGCGGATTCAGTGATAGGAGATCCCAGCATGATAACAGTTCCCGCTACAGAATATCAAGAAACTGAATATTTCTACGAAACTCCAACGTCCCTGTCTTACCACCATGCCTCGATAACTATCAAGACAGACCAGGCAACCGGACTACGAATTGACGGTGCTTCAATTGACCGTTCAGATGAACTGAGAAcaacattaaacaatattgag TTCAGTATCATACGATTGACTGTCACTGCTGGGAAGCACCATATTTACCACATTGACCCGGGCGTCAGTTTTGGTGTGATCGTTTATGGGTTTGATACAGCCGAATCATACGGTTTTCCACTGGGACTCAGTACAAATG CTTTATCGCTAAAGGAAATAATCGGTTCCTCGTGCTCACCAACCGCCTGGCATCTTGACATAGACATGGAAAAGCTAAGATACAG AGATCCAGGTTCTGTTGCTACGGACATATATTTTGGAGAAAACTCTTGCACGGGACAATATATTGGCAACCACTTAATCTTTGACTATGACATAGAAAGCTGTTTGACCACCACTAAG GGCATTTCTGGAAATCCACTTGACGTTACCACAGGTGCAAATGTTTTCGTCAAGACCTTTGTGCTGAACGTTGATTGGACAGTTAAAATGAGGCTGCATTCGTGCTACACAGAGCCGACCTTGAACGGCCATGGTGCCCGGTACTACCTCATTAATAACGG TTGCGAAATGGACGCTAACACCCACTTCCTGTCTCAGACGGACCATGAGACGCGGTTTGTGTTCCAAGCGTTCCAGATGAGCGGATCAGACCACCGCCTGTACATCAAATGTGACGCCACGCTATGTGACACTTCAGACATGACGTCTTCCCAGCAGTGTGATCAGAGGCCTCACTGCACGaagaaaaaataa
- the LOC127834831 gene encoding IgGFc-binding protein-like isoform X1, producing the protein MCGCNRRSMFGKLLIQQKSSWQWTYDSDKTTNMAYMSLGLTTVLVIIPAHFAYLFGRQFIFGIPETYSSPDYIRMYIASKYVSKVYMTAPGIGFNQNITTPAQTSTTVIIPGHVVATSTDYSNKVVYVEADQPVSVHVMVRNEHTSDGFLLLPISDDAIDFFVASYEPRERTSQFIIAALEDNTRIEVQLKTSAGAIPIGGGSYSTGQKVSFALGKLQTYLVQHEYDLTGTHITSSKPISVVSGNKCANVPHDVTACDYLAEQLLPVRFWQKEYLCAKLKTRRNNRLRVLSSKNDTSVHIGTTRVTLNEGECYEYVSSSDAVTSVISNHPVLVLQFSEGTSADSVIGDPSMITVPATEYQETEYFYETPTSLSYHHASITIKTDQATGLRIDGASIDRSDELRTTLNNIEFSIIRLTVTAGKHHIYHIDPGVSFGVIVYGFDTAESYGFPLGLSTNALSLKEIIGSSCSPTAWHLDIDMEKLRYRDPGSVATDIYFGENSCTGQYIGNHLIFDYDIESCLTTTKSNNTEIVHTNQLVYAYHDPKYTFIIRNINWTLDVNCHIQRNQSVLSHVTYNHSTDGDQGSLNSTTSYAIQTQFFIDPNFQQGISGNPLDVTTGANVFVKTFVLNVDWTVKMRLHSCYTEPTLNGHGARYYLINNGCEMDANTHFLSQTDHETRFVFQAFQMSGSDHRLYIKCDATLCDTSDMTSSQQCDQRPHCTKKK; encoded by the exons ATGTGTGGCTGTAACAGACGATCTATGTTTGGGAAGCTTCTTATTCAGCAAAA ATCTAGCTGGCAATGGACATATGACTCCGACAAAACGACAAATATGGCATACATGTCACTTGGTCTG ACGACTGTGCTTGTGATTATTCCAGCTcactttgcat ATTTGTTTGGTCGCCAGTTCATTTTCGGAATCCCAGAGACATATAGCTCGCCCGACTATATCAGGATGTACATTGCAAGCAAGTATGTTTCCAAAGTATATATGACTGCTCCCGGAATCGGGTTCAACCAAAATATAACAACACCTGCACAAACGTCCACTACAGTAATTATTCCAGGCCATGTTGTAGCCACTTCAACTGATTATTCCAACAAAGTCGTTTATGTTGAAGCGGACCAACCCGTATCAGTACATGTCATGGTTAGGAATGAGCACACCTCAGATGGCTTCCTACTTTTACCCATTTCTGATGACGCCATCGATTTCTTTGTTGCATCATACGAACCCAGAGAACGGACTAGCCAGTTTATTATCGCTGCTCTTGAAGACAACACTCGGATTGAAGTTCAACTGAAAACATCTGCTGGAGCTATACCAATTGGTGGAGGAAGTTACAGCACTGGGCAGAAAGTCTCATTTGCACTTGGAAAATTGCAAACGTACTTGGTGCAACATGAATATGACTTGACAGGAACGCACATAACTAGTTCAAAACCTATTTCGGTTGTATCAGGTAATAAATGTGCGAATGTTCCACATGATGTAACAGCATGCGATTACTTAGCTGAGCAGTTGCTTCCAGTTCGTTTTTGGCAAAAAGAATATTTGTGTGCGAAACTCAAAACTAGAAGAAACAACAGATTGCGCGTGCTTTCTTCAAAAAATGATACCTCAGTTCACATAGGAACAACACGCGTTACACTCAATGAAGGAGAGTGCTATGAATATGTCAGCTCAAGTGACGCTGTTACATCAGTGATATCAAATCATCCGGTCTTAGTACTTCAATTTTCCGAAGGAACATCTGCGGATTCAGTGATAGGAGATCCCAGCATGATAACAGTTCCCGCTACAGAATATCAAGAAACTGAATATTTCTACGAAACTCCAACGTCCCTGTCTTACCACCATGCCTCGATAACTATCAAGACAGACCAGGCAACCGGACTACGAATTGACGGTGCTTCAATTGACCGTTCAGATGAACTGAGAAcaacattaaacaatattgag TTCAGTATCATACGATTGACTGTCACTGCTGGGAAGCACCATATTTACCACATTGACCCGGGCGTCAGTTTTGGTGTGATCGTTTATGGGTTTGATACAGCCGAATCATACGGTTTTCCACTGGGACTCAGTACAAATG CTTTATCGCTAAAGGAAATAATCGGTTCCTCGTGCTCACCAACCGCCTGGCATCTTGACATAGACATGGAAAAGCTAAGATACAG AGATCCAGGTTCTGTTGCTACGGACATATATTTTGGAGAAAACTCTTGCACGGGACAATATATTGGCAACCACTTAATCTTTGACTATGACATAGAAAGCTGTTTGACCACCACTAAG TCAAACAACACCGAGATTGTCCACACTAACCAACTTGTTTACGCCTACCATGATCCTAAGTACACTTTCATCATACGAAACATCAACTGGACGCTTGACGTCAACTGTCACATTCAAAGGAACCAATCGGTTCTTAGTCACGTGACCTACAACCATTCAACAGACGGTGATCAAGGATCACTGAATTCGACCACGTCGTATGCGATTCAGACGCAGTTTTTTATCGATCCAAACTTCCAACAG GGCATTTCTGGAAATCCACTTGACGTTACCACAGGTGCAAATGTTTTCGTCAAGACCTTTGTGCTGAACGTTGATTGGACAGTTAAAATGAGGCTGCATTCGTGCTACACAGAGCCGACCTTGAACGGCCATGGTGCCCGGTACTACCTCATTAATAACGG TTGCGAAATGGACGCTAACACCCACTTCCTGTCTCAGACGGACCATGAGACGCGGTTTGTGTTCCAAGCGTTCCAGATGAGCGGATCAGACCACCGCCTGTACATCAAATGTGACGCCACGCTATGTGACACTTCAGACATGACGTCTTCCCAGCAGTGTGATCAGAGGCCTCACTGCACGaagaaaaaataa
- the LOC127834831 gene encoding IgGFc-binding protein-like isoform X2 yields MAYMSLGLTTVLVIIPAHFAYLFGRQFIFGIPETYSSPDYIRMYIASKYVSKVYMTAPGIGFNQNITTPAQTSTTVIIPGHVVATSTDYSNKVVYVEADQPVSVHVMVRNEHTSDGFLLLPISDDAIDFFVASYEPRERTSQFIIAALEDNTRIEVQLKTSAGAIPIGGGSYSTGQKVSFALGKLQTYLVQHEYDLTGTHITSSKPISVVSGNKCANVPHDVTACDYLAEQLLPVRFWQKEYLCAKLKTRRNNRLRVLSSKNDTSVHIGTTRVTLNEGECYEYVSSSDAVTSVISNHPVLVLQFSEGTSADSVIGDPSMITVPATEYQETEYFYETPTSLSYHHASITIKTDQATGLRIDGASIDRSDELRTTLNNIEFSIIRLTVTAGKHHIYHIDPGVSFGVIVYGFDTAESYGFPLGLSTNALSLKEIIGSSCSPTAWHLDIDMEKLRYRDPGSVATDIYFGENSCTGQYIGNHLIFDYDIESCLTTTKSNNTEIVHTNQLVYAYHDPKYTFIIRNINWTLDVNCHIQRNQSVLSHVTYNHSTDGDQGSLNSTTSYAIQTQFFIDPNFQQGISGNPLDVTTGANVFVKTFVLNVDWTVKMRLHSCYTEPTLNGHGARYYLINNGCEMDANTHFLSQTDHETRFVFQAFQMSGSDHRLYIKCDATLCDTSDMTSSQQCDQRPHCTKKK; encoded by the exons ATGGCATACATGTCACTTGGTCTG ACGACTGTGCTTGTGATTATTCCAGCTcactttgcat ATTTGTTTGGTCGCCAGTTCATTTTCGGAATCCCAGAGACATATAGCTCGCCCGACTATATCAGGATGTACATTGCAAGCAAGTATGTTTCCAAAGTATATATGACTGCTCCCGGAATCGGGTTCAACCAAAATATAACAACACCTGCACAAACGTCCACTACAGTAATTATTCCAGGCCATGTTGTAGCCACTTCAACTGATTATTCCAACAAAGTCGTTTATGTTGAAGCGGACCAACCCGTATCAGTACATGTCATGGTTAGGAATGAGCACACCTCAGATGGCTTCCTACTTTTACCCATTTCTGATGACGCCATCGATTTCTTTGTTGCATCATACGAACCCAGAGAACGGACTAGCCAGTTTATTATCGCTGCTCTTGAAGACAACACTCGGATTGAAGTTCAACTGAAAACATCTGCTGGAGCTATACCAATTGGTGGAGGAAGTTACAGCACTGGGCAGAAAGTCTCATTTGCACTTGGAAAATTGCAAACGTACTTGGTGCAACATGAATATGACTTGACAGGAACGCACATAACTAGTTCAAAACCTATTTCGGTTGTATCAGGTAATAAATGTGCGAATGTTCCACATGATGTAACAGCATGCGATTACTTAGCTGAGCAGTTGCTTCCAGTTCGTTTTTGGCAAAAAGAATATTTGTGTGCGAAACTCAAAACTAGAAGAAACAACAGATTGCGCGTGCTTTCTTCAAAAAATGATACCTCAGTTCACATAGGAACAACACGCGTTACACTCAATGAAGGAGAGTGCTATGAATATGTCAGCTCAAGTGACGCTGTTACATCAGTGATATCAAATCATCCGGTCTTAGTACTTCAATTTTCCGAAGGAACATCTGCGGATTCAGTGATAGGAGATCCCAGCATGATAACAGTTCCCGCTACAGAATATCAAGAAACTGAATATTTCTACGAAACTCCAACGTCCCTGTCTTACCACCATGCCTCGATAACTATCAAGACAGACCAGGCAACCGGACTACGAATTGACGGTGCTTCAATTGACCGTTCAGATGAACTGAGAAcaacattaaacaatattgag TTCAGTATCATACGATTGACTGTCACTGCTGGGAAGCACCATATTTACCACATTGACCCGGGCGTCAGTTTTGGTGTGATCGTTTATGGGTTTGATACAGCCGAATCATACGGTTTTCCACTGGGACTCAGTACAAATG CTTTATCGCTAAAGGAAATAATCGGTTCCTCGTGCTCACCAACCGCCTGGCATCTTGACATAGACATGGAAAAGCTAAGATACAG AGATCCAGGTTCTGTTGCTACGGACATATATTTTGGAGAAAACTCTTGCACGGGACAATATATTGGCAACCACTTAATCTTTGACTATGACATAGAAAGCTGTTTGACCACCACTAAG TCAAACAACACCGAGATTGTCCACACTAACCAACTTGTTTACGCCTACCATGATCCTAAGTACACTTTCATCATACGAAACATCAACTGGACGCTTGACGTCAACTGTCACATTCAAAGGAACCAATCGGTTCTTAGTCACGTGACCTACAACCATTCAACAGACGGTGATCAAGGATCACTGAATTCGACCACGTCGTATGCGATTCAGACGCAGTTTTTTATCGATCCAAACTTCCAACAG GGCATTTCTGGAAATCCACTTGACGTTACCACAGGTGCAAATGTTTTCGTCAAGACCTTTGTGCTGAACGTTGATTGGACAGTTAAAATGAGGCTGCATTCGTGCTACACAGAGCCGACCTTGAACGGCCATGGTGCCCGGTACTACCTCATTAATAACGG TTGCGAAATGGACGCTAACACCCACTTCCTGTCTCAGACGGACCATGAGACGCGGTTTGTGTTCCAAGCGTTCCAGATGAGCGGATCAGACCACCGCCTGTACATCAAATGTGACGCCACGCTATGTGACACTTCAGACATGACGTCTTCCCAGCAGTGTGATCAGAGGCCTCACTGCACGaagaaaaaataa